The Euphorbia lathyris chromosome 3, ddEupLath1.1, whole genome shotgun sequence genome contains a region encoding:
- the LOC136224944 gene encoding uncharacterized protein, which yields MYGIREMSYRCRRALHTVSCCGPSDTLKRKIAEIQKRKKSKNSKKDELFVEVPESKAFLDTATMPMILTVVGTALVAKLLMMYDDKHSQETIERKIKNAPPGQGTIRMLEREEWEEIREVRPRTPFESKLARPNARIRTGEPFQMQDLKDWTIDVLTDAVTRVEESVKRNSS from the exons ATGTATGGAATTAGAGAAATGTCATACCGTTGTCGAAGGGCGTTGCATACAGTTTCCTGCTGTGGTCCCTCGGATACATTGAAGAGAAAGATCGCAGAGAtacagaagaggaagaaaagtAAGAATTCCAAGAAGGACGAGTTGTTTGTGGAGGTTCCTGAATCAAAAGCATTCCTTGATACAGCGACTATGCCAATGATCCTCACTGTTGTTGGGACTGCTCTGGTTGCTAAACTTCTCATGATG TATGATGATAAACACTCTCAAGAAACAATTGAGCGTAAAATCAAGAATGCTCCTCCTGGTCAAGGCACAATCAGGATGCTTGAACGTGAAGAGTGGGAGGAAATTCGAGAGGTGAGGCCAAGGACTCCTTTTGAATCCAAGCTTGCTCGTCCAAATGCACGGATAAGAACTGGAGAACCATTCCAGATG CAAGATCTGAAGGATTGGACAATAGATGTGCTTACAGATGCAGTGACGCGTGTTGAAGAAAGTGTTAAAAGGAATTCTTCATGA